The DNA sequence AAGTGATTAGTATACACTTAGGTATTCGAGATAATTGTAATTTATGAAATTAAGAGATGGAATTTTTATGGTTATTTCTAAAGTGAAACTTTAATAAAAGTGAGGTTTAATGATTGTATAGAGATATAAGTATTAATAACCTACACTCAGAGACAGAGATACAATATTGctataagtttttaaaaatattaaaataaattaagcacattaataaataaaattagaattataTTAGAGCGAAATAGATACTCTAACATTTGTTTTaatcttgattttttttctatttttcttttgttgttttcatctttttttgtttcttttaattcttcattgaatcatTCAAAATTAGTTGCTCAGATTGTTGAGGTTTGACCTCTTGAATCTATGTTTATTGTTAGTTTTGACAGTTGGTATCTgtctaactaacttaactgttttgacagttaagttagttagcCACCTACACCATATAAAAGCCTTGAAGTTTCCTATGTTCGGTGAGGAGTTTTCAGATAGAAAATCAGAGGGTTGAGAGAGAGATTGAGAGCTCTAATTGACCTCTCTTGTGTTTGAGAGAGAGTCACTCGATTGACACTTTGTAAGGAGCAAGACTCCATTTGATTTCAAGGGGTTTAATCCCTGGTTTTTGTACCTCTGTTCAGAGTAATAAAACTCATCACCACAGCCATGTTTAAGGCTGCTTTCTCCCGTGGATTAAGCTCATGATCACCTTGATTATGTAGCCCAACCACGTAAGTTCTATGTGTTCATTTAGTGCTTTCTTTAAGTTGATTACtggtttattttttggtttatgTTGCTGGTTTAGTGTTGATTGTGTTCTTGATCATTGTGTGTTTATTTTGGTGTTGTGTTGGTTCTTGTTGGGAGTTCAAGCCTCCACAAATTGGTATCAGAGTCGTGGTTAATCTCGGCTATTCAAGAATCAAGTCAGTTCTTCAAAGAACTCACCAAGAAGATTAAGAATGTCTTGCTCAAAGTTTGAAATTGACAAGTTCAATGGTACCAATGACTTTGGTCTATGGAGAATCAAGATGAAAGCATTGTTAGTTCATCAAGGTATTTCAGAGGCCTTGAATCTAGAAGCTCTAGCAGCTATTGATGATAAGAAGAAGAAGTTCGAAATAGAAACTAAAGCACACAGTGCAATTTTACTCAGTTTGGGTGATGAAGTTTTAAGAGAAGTCTCAAGTGAGGAGAAAGCCTTGGGATTATGGGACAAACTTTCTGAGATTTACATGAAGAAATCTCTAGCCAACAAATTATACCTCAAGAAGAAACTCTACACTCTGAGAATGGATGAATCCAAGGAATTAAGAAAGCATCTTGATGACTATAACAAGATTATCTTGGATCTGTGCAACATTGGGGTAAGAATTGATGATGAAGATCAAGCAATTATTTTGCTAAGTTCCTTGCCTAAAGCCTATGAACACTTTGTTGACACTATTCTGTATGGGAAAGATTCTCTCACCATGACAGAAGTTAAGGCTGCCCTAACTTCtaaaaagattcaaagaaagGATGACAACAAGATTGAATCAAGTGGTGAAGGTTTATTTACTAGAGGCAGAAGCACAAAAAGAGAGTATAAAGGGAACAAGAATCATCATGGAAATGGAGAACACAAAGCAAGATCTGGTTCAAGAAATGCAGCAGGGAAACAATGCTACTATTGCAAAAAGGAAGGGCACTTTAGGGATGATTGTCTCGCTCTCAAAGCCAAACTAAAGAGAGAGCAAAACAAGAAAAACAAGTTCAAGTGAGAAGCTGATCTAGCTGCAGATGGTTATGAGTCTGCTGATGTGCTTGTTGCATCAAGCATAAAGTCTGGTGAAGAATGGATATTAGACTCGGGTTGTTCATTTCACATGACACCAAATAACAAGCTCTTCAACACACTGTCAAATGAACAAGGTGGAAGTGTCCTATTAGGCAACAACAAATCATGCAAGATTGAAGGAATAGGCTCGGTTCAAATGAAAATGCATGATGGAGAAATCAGAATTTTGCAACAGGTAAGGTATGTACCTGATCTGAAAAGAAACTTACTTTCAATTGGTGCTTTTGATAAAAATGGCTATACTGTTAAGATAGATGATGGCACTTTGAAAGTTGCTAGAGGATCACTTGTTATTGCTAAAGGAAAACTCAAAAATGGCATATACTATCTTGATGGTCATTCTGTTACTGGTTCTGCTGCACCTGTAATAGACAAATCTCTTGAAAATAGTATCAAAATGTGGCATCTTAGGCTGGGACATGTGAGTGAAAGAGGATTGATGGAACTTGACTAACAAGGTGTATTCAAAGGTGGTCTAAAAGAAAAGTTAGAATTATGTGAATCTTGTGTATTAGGGAAAAGTTGCAAAGTAAAATTCCCTAAAGGAATGCATACAACAACAGAAAAGTTAAGCTACATACATTCTAACCTCTGGGGTCCTTCTAAGATTCAAACATTAGGAGGTGCAAATTATTTCCTTAGTATCATTGATGATTACTCTAGGAAAGTCTGGGTGTTCTTGCTGAAAAATAAGAATCTAGCATTTGAAACCTTTGTAAATTGGAGAACAATGATAGAGAAACAAACAGGGTGTTGCATTAAGGTTTTAAGGACTGATAATGGACTTGAATTTCGCTCAGAAGAGTTCAAGAGCTATTGTATAAGAGAAGGAATTAGAAGACACAACACAGTTGTCAAaaatccacaacaaaatggattGGCTGAAAGGATGAATAGAACTCTTCTTGAAAGAGTAAGATGCATGTTGAATAGTGCTGGTTTGGAAAGGAAGTTTTGGGGAGAAGCACTAAAAACAGCCTGTTATTTAATTAACAGGTGTCCCTCAACAGCAATAAACTTCAAAACTCCACAAGAAATGTGGACTGGTCAAATTCCTAAGTATGAGCATCTAAAAGTATTTGGATGCACAACCTATGCACACATTAGGCAAGACAAGCTTCAACCTAGAGCCATTAAATGTCTATTTCTAGGCTACCCTGATGGGATCAAGGGATACAAGTTATGGTGTCTTGAAACTGGTTTTAAGAAGTGTATCATAAGTAGGGATGTTGTGTTTAGAGAAGATGAGATGGCCATGAAAACAATTACAAGACAGACTGAAACTGCTCCTGCTGCAGATACTAATTCAAGCAGTTTACAGCTTGAGGTGGAACCAGGTAATGACTCAGATTAGACGCAGGGAAACCAGATTGAAGAAAGATAAGATAGATCAGATGATGACCAAGAGGATCTCAGCAACTATCAGTTGGCCAGAGacagagaaagaagagagaTAAAGCCACCTGATAGACTTGGATATGCTGAGTTTATTGCATTTTCACTTACTGTTGCTGATGAAATTGACAGTTCAGTTCCTTTAAACTTCTATGAAGCAGTAAATGGTAAGAATGGGAAGGCCTGGTTACAAGCAATTCAAGAAGAAATGACCTCACTCAGAAAGAACAGAACTTGGATTGTGGTTAAGAAACCTGCTGGAAAGAGAGTTGTTGGTTGCAAATGGATCTTCAGAGAAAAGGAAGGTGATTCTAATGATGTTTCAAAGAAATTTAAAGCAAGATTGGTAGCTAAGGGTTTCACTCAACAAGAAGGTGTAGGTTCAATGAAATCTTCTCACCAGTTGTCAAGCAAGCATCAATAAGAATGATACTATCAAAGGCTGCTAAATTTGATCTTGAGGTGGATCAAATGGATGTGAGAACAGCCTTTCTACATGGAAATCTAGAAGAAGAGATTTATATGCAATTACCTGAAGGATTTGAAAGCAAAGACAAAGACCAAGTCTGTCTCTTGAAGAAATCTCTATATGGTCTTAAGCAAGCTCCTAGACAATGGAACTTGAAATTTGATGAATACATGAGTAAGATTGGTTACTGTAAGAGCCATTATGATCCTTGTGTATATTTTGCTAACAAAATCTACTTGTTATTGTATGCTGATGACATTTTGGTTGTTGGAAAGGAAAGATCTGAAATTGACAAATTAAAACATGTGTTGTGTAAAGAATTTGAGATGAAGGATCTGGGGACAGCAAAGAGGATATTGGGAATTGATATAAAAAGAGAAAGACCTCACAAGATCACTCTATCTCAAAGAAACTACCTCAAGAAGGTTCTTGACAAGTTTGGAATGTTCAACTCCAAAGCTGTATCAACTCCTTTAGCACAACACTTCAAGCTATCTGCTACTCAAGCTCCTACAACTGATGCTGAAAGAAAACACATGAGCAATATACCCTATGCCAGTTGTGTAGGAAGCCTAATGTACTCAATGGTGTGTACAAGACCTGACATTGCCCATGTAATGAGTGTTACAAGCAGATATTTGGCAAATCCTGGTATGAAACATTGGTCTGCACTCAAGTGGACAATGAGATACATTAAAGGTACTCTGAACACTGGATTGGTATTTGATAGTAGAAATCAAATACATGGTGATGTAACTGGTTATGTAGATTCTGATTATGCAGGGAACATAGACACTAGAAGGTCCTTAACAGGCTATGTGTTCACTGTCTATGGAGGGTGTGTTAGCTGGAAATCGAATTTGCAAAAAGTGGTTGCTTTGTCATCCACTGAAGCTGAATATATGGCTGCTACAGAAGCCATCAAGGAAGCAATTTGGCTCAAGGGAATGTCATCTGAAATGGAAGTTAACTCTGATGATATCACTGTTTTCTGTGATAATCAAAGTGCTTTGCATCTCATGAAAAATCCCATGTTTCATGAGAggtcaaagcacattgatataaaaTTACATTTCATTCGAGACATAATTAGTTCAAAGCAAGTTCAAGTCAAGAAAATTGGTACAAATGACAACCCTGCAGACATCTTCACAAAGAGTACCACGAGTGACAAGTTTAGACATTGTCTAAACTTACTCAGAATCAACTAAAAGCCATGTCTCATATTGGAGACAACCTATATTGGAATTAGAAAGCAGTCTACATTTTTTGGAAAACTAAACAGAGATATTCAAGTGTTCAAACTAGGTGGAATTGTTGAGGTTTGACCTCTTGAATCTATGTTTACTGTTAGTTTTGACAGTTGGTATCTgtctaactaacttaactgttttgacagttaagttagttagcCACCTACACCATATAAAAGCCTTGAAGTTTCCTATATTCGGTGAGGAGTTTTCAGACAGAAAATCAGAGGGTTGAGAGAGAAATTGAGAGCTGTAATTGACCTTTCTTTTGTTCGAGAGAGAGTCACTCGATTGACACTTTGTAAGGAGCAAGACTCCATTTGATTTCAAGGGTTTTAATCCCTGGTTTTTGTACCTCTGTTCAGAGTAATAAAACTCATCACCACAGCCATGTTTAAGGCTGCTTTCTCCCGTGGATTAAGCTCATGATCACCTTGATTATGTAGCCCAACCACGTAAGTTCTATGTGTTCATTTAGTGCTTTCTGTAAGTTGATTACTGGTTTATTTTCTAGTTTATGTTACTGGTTTAGTGTTGACTTTGTTCTTGATCATTGTGTGTTTATTTTGGTGTTGTGTTGGTTCTTGTTGGGAGTTCAAGCCTCCACACAGataaaattagattttattaTTTGGTATAATTAATTGTTTCAATTACTTGACCactgtattatttatttgatttgtgCACTAACATACTATATAAATTTTGCCAATACGACTGAGACGAGCCAACACAAAAGTATATGGCCTTGTCGGCACAAAAGGCTATTTTTGCTTTGCACCGTTAAAAAAAGCACAAATTTTGTAGTGCTTAAAAaacttcaaaattttaaattatagaatTAGACCATCATAAACTGTGAAAAATATAGaaggaataattttttttttcaacatgcATAAGCCCAAATAATTTACAAATCGATTTTAATTTCAGGTAAGGCGAGTGTGATGCGCTATGCTATCTAGGCTTTATACAGCTTCGCccttgtataaatatatataatttctagCTATTAATTGGGAGTTGTTTGAGAATCATGATGAGTAGTCACCAAAGCTAATTTCTTGTGGAGTTCCTCTTTGTTAGCACCCACAAGTTTGTCTATGGTTTTTTTCTCTTTAAGGAAAAAGAATGTTGGAGTGGCACTTATTCCCCATGAACTACTCAGTTCCtgcaaattatatattacataaataataaaattaatagaatatttatgaatatattatatatactgaTCTGAGAAATAAAGAATTGGTATAGGCTTACTGTGAGCTCGTCTACATTGACAGTTAGAAATAGAAAAGAGGGATATTTATCTGCCATTTCAATGTAGGTTGGTGCTATTGATCTACATGGATTACACCATGGTGCACTGAAATTCGCCAAAACCTGTCACAGTTTCAACAACAAAATATAGCATATTAGATGTGTACTAAACATTAAGGGAGGGAGATTCAAACTTAGGTACTCCCTCTCCCTGTATGTGAATAGAAGTATGAACCACTAaactatacctataatcatAGTTATTATTTCATTGTATTATTGGTTATCAGATTCATATTTATATAACATTTATTTTGCTAAAAGAAAACATTAAATTTGATTGAGTGGAGTACAATAAGggaatgatatatatatatagtattgaATAAGATCACTATTCAAGtatgttttgttttttatatattaGGGATAACATTAAATTTATCATTAACCAtgaagattattattattatgatttacaaaataacttacaattttgccatCTTTGCTAGCTTCTGATAACATAACATCCCAATCTTCCATCGTAGTTATAAGATGCACATTTCCACTAGCAAGTTCGGCCTCGTGATGATGATCATCATCATAATCAACCTCcttcaacaacaacaaaatataataataaaaatctgatttgaatcatcattatattttcattttctatTCTTTGAGTTATATTTACCTTTGTCCAACAAGATCCCATTAATCTAGAAGAAGAGTGATAAagagaatatataaatattaataattatgttagaaAGTCTGTTTAAGAAAATCGGATTGGGTGAGGTATATACTAAGGTGTATAAGACAAATAATAAAATCCttacaaaaatttaatatatgaaCAGCTCTAGCTAGGCAAACCACATAAACAACCTCAGAACCTCTTAATGAAATTCAATATTACGttcatcacaaaaaaaaaaggtattaaatTCATTAAGAGGTATTGGTTACTAAGAAATCCTCAAGAAATGATcatcatcaaaatttaaaaatcaaagagaagaaACAAACTTTGATGATGAATTGGGTTTGGccataaatgattaaaaaatattagtaagAAAGAGCAGCAATAAGGAGGTAattgtgtaaaaaaaaaaaaatacatctatttctttcttgttttcttttttggttCATCGATTCTAACCTTTCActtttgactattttttatttttatttttggtggaGGACCGTAATTTATGACTAgtctcaaataaataatttttaaaagaaaaaaaatatcaaaacataAGAGTAAAATTTGCGTGTGTGGCAGGATATATACTTTCATTTTACTTGTGTGTGGCATAATAGTACTCTGGGAATTATAGTATAGGAtctttttattttcatgtttaTTTGTTCTCTAGATTACAACATGGAATTATATAAATTAGCCTAGAATATATGATTTTAATAGATTTAACATTAAACAGAGTTTAAAGATTATTTATAATCATGCAACGAAATTATATATTGACTCCACTCTTTGGATTGCTTAACATTTTGTCTTTTGATGTTAGCAAAGAATCCAAGTTGTTGTTTTCATAATCTTCCAAATTGGCCTTTGAACCACTTAAGTTGGTATGGCTAATTCTTCTCAATACTTTGTGATGAAAATTCTAGAGAGAAGAAGGAGAGTGAGTTTCGTCCATATAGTGAGAAAAAGAGTCTTGGTTGAATTGTTGTGTAATGtaatcttttctttttagggGTTAGGAGGCAGCTGAGACTATAAGGAGGAGCTGATAGAACAAGCTTCATCACCGAACTTAAGAGCCTTCTTTGCCATGTCATGAGCAATAGTGTTCATTGTCCGACAGATATGGCGAAGAGAGACGTTTGGAAGGGAAGAAAGAAGATCCCTCAGCTGAGACAAGAGATCTCGAAACACACTATAACACACTTGGTCATCCCTCAAAGCATTAGTTATGGTTTCGCAATCTATTGAAAAAGAATTGCAATAACTGCAATTATTTCTCTGTTGCTATTTTGAAAAATCCCTTCAAATCCTGATCTATTTGTGTGAGCATCAATTGCAGCATCTGTGGTCAATTTTGAAAGGCCAGGAGGAGGGGGAATCTAGTTGTCTACACCGTGCCTAGCTCCAAGCTTTTCCGAGTCTTCTTTTATATTCATGAATCAAAGAAAGACCTGACTCCAACAGGTTTGGATGTTGAGTAGCAATACCTTTATGACTGAAAGTATTCATGTCATGCCAAATTAACCAagataaacaaacaaacaactcCAGATCTTCCTTAGATAACATATTGGCAATATGAGAAGcaattatatcaaaataatttatctGAGTAGAAACTTTAATAAAAGGGTAAAAGGGCATACCTTTTTAGATTTTCCTGACATAATTACAAAAGAATGAGGCATGACAAGTGTTTTCCAACTCAAAATTGCAACGCGAACAAATAAGAGATGAGACGATTTTCTTGTTATGGAGGTTAACAAATGTGGGAAGTGTATTCTGAGACGCTCTATAAGCAAAGTGTTTAATCTTAGATGGGACC is a window from the Cannabis sativa cultivar Pink pepper isolate KNU-18-1 chromosome 1, ASM2916894v1, whole genome shotgun sequence genome containing:
- the LOC115704672 gene encoding thioredoxin H-type-like — protein: MGSCWTKEVDYDDDHHHEAELASGNVHLITTMEDWDVMLSEASKDGKIVLANFSAPWCNPCRSIAPTYIEMADKYPSFLFLTVNVDELTELSSSWGISATPTFFFLKEKKTIDKLVGANKEELHKKLALVTTHHDSQTTPN